From a single Ciconia boyciana chromosome 4, ASM3463844v1, whole genome shotgun sequence genomic region:
- the LOC140650841 gene encoding LOW QUALITY PROTEIN: urea transporter 2-like (The sequence of the model RefSeq protein was modified relative to this genomic sequence to represent the inferred CDS: deleted 1 base in 1 codon), with product MENNVDVKIETKGERKPIKQNPLSKAGKRVCRAVGYITGDMKEFGAWLKDKPLMIQFIDWVLHGISQVMFVNNPLSGLIVVAGFLVQNPWWTLTGCLGTVVSTLTALILGQDRSAIAAGLYGYNGVLVGLLMAVFSAKGDYHWWLLLPVALVSVWPPVFTSALGSVFCKWDLPVFSLPFNLVLTLYLAASGPHNLFFPTTVIQPATATPNITWMDAEMPMLLQSIPVGVGQVYGCDDNLWTGGIFLIALFISSLLICLHAAIGSAVGMLEALSLATPFSKIYSSLRGYNSSLSCVVIGGMFYAFTWQTHLLAIACAFFSAYLGATVTNMLSLYGVPTRPSARWRVGSTLFEFLDQLLHSSDEGGRDTVFHIPGGD from the exons atggaaaataatgttgatGTCAAGATAGAAACcaagggggaaagaaaaccaaTAAAGCAGAATCCACTGAGCAAAGCTGGGAAGAgagtctgcagagctgttgggTACATCACTGGAGACATGAAGGAATTTGGAGCCTGGCTAAAAG ATAAACCTCTCATGATCCAATTTATTGACTGGGTGCTGCATGGGATATCCCAGGTGATGTTTGTCAACAACCCCCTCAGTGGGCTTATTGTAGTTGCTGGTTTCCTGGTGCAGAACCCATGGTGGACACTCACGGGCTGTTTAGGAACGGTTGTCTCAACTTTAACAGCACTTATTCTGGGTCAGGACAG ATCAGCCATTGCAGCAGGCCTGTACGGCTATAATGGGGTCTTGGTGGGATTGCTCATGGCCGTCTTCTCTGCTAAGGGAGACTACCACTGGTGGCTTCTGCTGCCGGTAGCACTGGTGTCTGTGTGGCc CCCTGTTTTCACCAGCGCTTTAGGCTCAGTCTTCTGTAAGTGGGATCTGCCTGTTTTCAGCTTGCCTTTCAACTTGGTCTTGACCCTCTATCTGGCTGCATCAGGACCCCATAATCTCTTCTTCCCTACAACTGTCATTCAGCCCGCAACAGCAACACCAAACATCACCTGGATGGATGCTGAAATGCCAATG ctcctgcaatCCATTCCAGTCGGGGTGGGTCAGGTTTATGGCTGTGAT GATAACCTCTGGACTGGGGGAATTTTCCTAATTGCTTTATTTATCTCTTCTCTGCTCATTTGTCTGCATGCGGCAATTGGATCAGCAGTGGGGATGCTGGAAG CACTGAGCTTAGCAACACCTTTTAGCAAAATCTACTCCAGCTTGCGGGGCTACAACAGCTCCCTCTCATGCGTTGTGATCGGAGGCATGTTCTACGCTTTCACCTGGCAGACACATTTGCTGGCAATTGCCTGTG catTCTTCAGTGCCTATCTGGGAGCAACAGTGACTAACATGTTGTCT ttgtatggggttccaacaaggccaagtgccag gtggagaGTAGGATCTACCCTCTTTGAGTTTCTGGACCAGCTTCTCCACAGCTCAgacgagggaggaagagatactgtCTTCCATATTCCTGGAGGTgactag